Below is a genomic region from Vibrio pomeroyi.
CACTTTTCCCAGTTACGAGCATAGTATTGAGCTGGCTCGGTGTATTTAGCTAGCACGCGCAGGTCGTGAATATCTTGGCCTTTTGCAATGCGCTTCAACAACATGTCAGCATCGGCGTGGTGACGTAACCCCACCGAAATTTCCGACCATGTATCCATCGCTTTCATACGCTTATACATACTGCGTTCGTCTGTCAGTTCTGCATCCGACCAGAAACGCTCTGCAATTGCATAGCTACGTGGCCACAAGTAGTTTTCGACCGTGAGGCTGTCTTTGTTCTCTAGCCACATGGTGATCTCGCCGCCTAAAATCAGCTCTTTTTCTTTGTCGGTTAACTCTGCAGGGTAGCCACCATTTGGCTCAGGAATCACACTACCTTCTACATCGCTGCTCGCAATCACTTCACCAGTGGTTGGCCAGCGCACGTTACCAATTAACTGATAGCTGCCTTCCGCAAACCCATTTGGATTCAAGTTCAAGTTGAACTCGGTGTACGACATGAAGTTATCGAAGTGGCCGACAAAGGTTTTACCCGGCACATAATTAAGGATGTAGATCTCTTCACGAGACTTGCCGTTGTAATCACTGAACGCGCGGAAAGTGCCGTCTTTCGCTTCAATGATAGTCAGTGTTCCCTTACGTGGGCTGCCTTTAGAACGAGGCTTTTGCCACTGGTAAGTCACAAACTTCTCACCACTGTGCAGCTTATCATCAACCGTGATACCACTTGGCATTGGATCATTACGATAGTGGTAACTGGTTGGCTGAGGTTGGTCTAGGTAGTAACCCGTAGACAGAATACCTGGGTAGCCCTCTTTCGCTGCACGACCAATGCTGTCGTGTCCTTGCCAGCTTTGAATCACGATAGAAGTTGGCAGATCTTTATGCCAAATCTCATCCCAACCGGTCATTTTCTTACCGCGCTCTTCCAGCATCTTCTCAACTTTTACATTGAGATAAGACTGCAAGCCGCGTTCGCCGTCGATATTGTTCTCTTCGATAAATTGCTGATGCTTCTCGCTGTTTTTCCACTGTGCGTAGTTCGGTTCATCACCGCCAATGTGGAAATACTCATCTGGGAATAGTTCTGTCACTTCGTCGAACACATCGCCCAACATGTCATATAGCTCAGGGTTCAGTGGATCCATCAATGGCTCAAATACGCCCCAACCACGTTCTTGTTCGTAGCTTTGACCTTCACCACCCGACATCAAGCGTGGGTAAGCGTGCGCCACAGCAGAAGAGTGACCCGGCAAGGAGACTTCAGGTATCACACGAATACCAAGGTTACGAGCATACTCGACTAGGTAACGAACTTGATCTTTGGTGTAGTAATTACCATCGGCAGTTTCAGACCACAGACGCGGCCAAGATTCCGTTTGAATACGAATACCTTGGTCGTCCCAGAAGTGCCAATGGAACACGTTCATCTTCGCCGATGCCATCGCATCTAACTGACGAATCAGCACGTCGAATTCAATGAAGTGACGCGAGGTATCGTAGGAAACACCACGCCAACGGAAGCGAGGTTCATCGACGATTGTAACGGCAGGAATGTGGTAGCCAGTCGCCGAAGTTTCAACGAGCTGTAAAAGGGTTTCGATGCCGTGAATAGCGCCATAAGGGCTTGGTGCGCTCAGCGTGATTTGCTCACCCTGAGTGGTAATCTTGTAGGACTCTACAGAGTCGATGTTCTGTACTTCAGACTTTGGTGCCGCGTCGATATCAATGATCAGGTTCGCTTCGTCTGCACTATCAACCTGCCAGTTTAAAATCGGCACACCCGTTTGGCGCTCTAGGCGATCGATAAAGCGTTTCGCCGTGTACTCAACGCGATCAGAGTTAAAGCCTTTGATGTAAACCTTGAAGTTACCGTCGACCTTAACTTGCCCAGCTTGCAGCTCGACTGTCTGAGGATACGGCATTAAATTTAGATCGGTATTCGGAGCCATTGCTAACGCCATTGGGGACACTACTGAACCTGAAATCAATAGAGACAATATAGTTTTTTTCATTATTAGTTTTCCTATATAACGGACGTTCTGTTTTGTTTATCGGAGGCGATTCACAAAACAGAAGCTTCAGCCACTGCTGTTGTTTATCGTAAACTCAAAGCCTATCGCCTGTTAAAAACGAATGAGCTCACAAACTGATGACTAGCTAACCAACTCAACCGCTTCACGAACCAACACCGCGATCTCATCCCACTGTTCGTTCTCGATCACCTTTGGAGAAACCATCCACGTGCCACCGCAACAGACTACGCGATCGATCGCTAGGTAATCATTGACGTTGTGTTTGCCGATACCGCCAGTCGGCATTAGCGACACATCAACGTAAGGCGCTAGCAAAGATTTCACCATGTTGATGCCGCCAGACGCTTCAGCAGGGAAGAACTTCAAGAAGTTAAGGCCTAGCTCCAACGCTTGCTCTACTTGGCTTGGGTTGTTTACGCCAGGAACGATTGGCATACCGATCTCTTGGCAACGCTTAACCGTGTTTGAGTTCAGGCCAGGTGCAACGATGAACTCACTGCCCGCTTCTTTTGCAAGGTCGATCTGCTCTGGTGTCAGTACTGTACCCGCGCCGATACACATCTCTGGGTAAGCATCACGCATCGCACGAATCGAATCTGCTGCCGCTTCGGTACGGAACGTCACTTCTGCTACTGGCAGGCCGTTTTCGACTAATACTTTTGCTAGTGGAATCGCATGTTCCACCTTGTTGATTTGAATAACAGGAATGACTTTGAATTGCTTAAGTGTGTTGATCATTTCTTGAGACATAATAAATTCGCTTTATTTTTCTATTTTTTAATTAAGTGATTCATAGCGCTTACCGGGATGATCGCGCCAGAGTATTGAATAACGGTAGAAGCTAGTTGGTGACCTAGTTCTGCTGCATCGGTGGTGCTCTCACCTGTAAGGCGCGCAGCTAGATACCCCGCGGCAAAGGAGTCAC
It encodes:
- a CDS encoding beta-N-acetylhexosaminidase, whose amino-acid sequence is MKKTILSLLISGSVVSPMALAMAPNTDLNLMPYPQTVELQAGQVKVDGNFKVYIKGFNSDRVEYTAKRFIDRLERQTGVPILNWQVDSADEANLIIDIDAAPKSEVQNIDSVESYKITTQGEQITLSAPSPYGAIHGIETLLQLVETSATGYHIPAVTIVDEPRFRWRGVSYDTSRHFIEFDVLIRQLDAMASAKMNVFHWHFWDDQGIRIQTESWPRLWSETADGNYYTKDQVRYLVEYARNLGIRVIPEVSLPGHSSAVAHAYPRLMSGGEGQSYEQERGWGVFEPLMDPLNPELYDMLGDVFDEVTELFPDEYFHIGGDEPNYAQWKNSEKHQQFIEENNIDGERGLQSYLNVKVEKMLEERGKKMTGWDEIWHKDLPTSIVIQSWQGHDSIGRAAKEGYPGILSTGYYLDQPQPTSYHYRNDPMPSGITVDDKLHSGEKFVTYQWQKPRSKGSPRKGTLTIIEAKDGTFRAFSDYNGKSREEIYILNYVPGKTFVGHFDNFMSYTEFNLNLNPNGFAEGSYQLIGNVRWPTTGEVIASSDVEGSVIPEPNGGYPAELTDKEKELILGGEITMWLENKDSLTVENYLWPRSYAIAERFWSDAELTDERSMYKRMKAMDTWSEISVGLRHHADADMLLKRIAKGQDIHDLRVLAKYTEPAQYYARNWEKWNSTEPKGTLYSQYERLNRFVDALPVESYAVYEMQDLVNEVATGNQQALEQLAEHYQQAKSAALAAETIFAGNVSSVETVVVAEKTVEVADLALTLITKAQAGEKVREADVKAYQAILSDSAKIYDESIIAIVRPTELLLKQLAE
- a CDS encoding bifunctional 4-hydroxy-2-oxoglutarate aldolase/2-dehydro-3-deoxy-phosphogluconate aldolase, which translates into the protein MSQEMINTLKQFKVIPVIQINKVEHAIPLAKVLVENGLPVAEVTFRTEAAADSIRAMRDAYPEMCIGAGTVLTPEQIDLAKEAGSEFIVAPGLNSNTVKRCQEIGMPIVPGVNNPSQVEQALELGLNFLKFFPAEASGGINMVKSLLAPYVDVSLMPTGGIGKHNVNDYLAIDRVVCCGGTWMVSPKVIENEQWDEIAVLVREAVELVS